In Balaenoptera ricei isolate mBalRic1 chromosome 7, mBalRic1.hap2, whole genome shotgun sequence, a single window of DNA contains:
- the LOC132368485 gene encoding histone H2B type 1-A-like, with protein MLEQSIKGSAISKRGFKKAVIKTQKKGKKRSRRRKESYSLYIYKVLKQVHPNAGISSKAMSVMNSFVTDMFERIAGEASRLVHYNKRSTVTSREIQTAVHLLLPGELAKHAVCEGSKAVTKYSNSK; from the coding sequence ATGCTGGAGCAGAGTATTAAAGGTAGTGCTATTTCTAAGAGAGGCTTCAAGAAAGCCGTGATTAAAActcagaaaaaggggaaaaagcgCAGCAGACGTCGCAAAGAAAGCTATTCACTTTATATCTATAAAGTACTGAAACAAGTTCATCCGAATGCTGGTATTTCTTCGAAGGCCATGAGCGTCATGAATTCTTTTGTTACTGATATGTTTGAGCGCATTGCGGGGGAGGCGTCCCGCCTGGTGCATTACAACAAGCGTTCGACCGTCACATCCAGGGAGATCCAGACAGCAGTGCACTTGCTGCTTCCTGGGGAATTGGCCAAGCACGCGGTGTGTGAGGGCAGCAAGGCTGTCACCAAATACAGTAATTCCAAGTAA